In Candidatus Promineifilum breve, one genomic interval encodes:
- the atpG gene encoding ATP synthase F1 subunit gamma — protein MATERELNKRIKSVKNISQVTSALAAVSASKASRAQRQAEATRNYARKAFEIIQNLAAQPGASATTHPLMTARDNVRNVGLILMTSDRGLAGSYNVNMITLADRFLAASDKPTKVITVGRKGRDAMVRRGRNVVATFDRIPDPPSFLDITAIARVAIDAMLSEDVDQVFIGYSEFVNLVTRQPVIRQLLPLRPAELAGMPGAEYVSGVDAAKASEQSYTYEPNAEALLNDIVPRFTRLQIYQSLLEAFASEHSARMVAMNNATDNAAELVDILILERNKARQASITSEILDIVGGAEALKNM, from the coding sequence TTGGCAACGGAACGCGAACTAAACAAACGCATCAAGAGCGTCAAGAACATCTCCCAGGTGACGAGCGCGCTGGCGGCCGTGTCGGCGTCGAAGGCCAGCCGGGCGCAGCGCCAGGCCGAGGCCACGCGCAACTATGCCCGCAAGGCGTTCGAGATCATCCAGAACCTGGCCGCCCAACCCGGCGCGTCGGCCACCACCCACCCGCTGATGACCGCCCGCGACAACGTTCGGAACGTTGGCCTCATCCTGATGACCAGCGACCGCGGATTGGCCGGCTCCTACAACGTCAACATGATCACGCTGGCCGACCGCTTCCTGGCCGCGTCCGACAAACCGACCAAGGTCATCACCGTCGGCCGCAAGGGGCGCGACGCCATGGTACGCCGCGGCCGTAACGTCGTCGCCACCTTCGACCGCATCCCCGACCCGCCGTCGTTTCTCGACATCACCGCCATCGCCCGCGTCGCCATTGACGCCATGCTCAGCGAGGACGTTGATCAGGTGTTCATCGGCTATAGCGAGTTCGTCAATCTGGTGACGCGCCAGCCGGTCATCCGCCAACTGTTGCCGCTGCGCCCGGCCGAACTGGCCGGTATGCCCGGGGCCGAATACGTCAGCGGCGTCGATGCGGCCAAGGCGTCGGAGCAATCCTACACCTACGAGCCGAACGCCGAAGCGCTGCTCAACGACATTGTGCCCCGCTTCACCCGGCTTCAGATCTACCAGTCGTTGCTGGAGGCCTTCGCCAGCGAGCACAGCGCTCGCATGGTCGCCATGAACAACGCCACCGACAACGCCGCCGAACTGGTGGACATCCTGATTCTGGAGCGCAACAAGGCGCGCCAGGCCAGCATTACCAGCGAAATTCTCGACATCGTCGGCGGCGCCGAGGCGCTTAAGAATATGTAA
- the atpA gene encoding F0F1 ATP synthase subunit alpha: MATLAPDFQRIADSLLDQIKTFDHKVASRSVGTVSAVYDGVALATGLGDVAANELVEFSSGVAGIALDLQPAEVGIVVMGDYTSIEVGDEVRATGAIASVPVGEAMVGRVVDPLGNPIDGKGPIATTRRRPLQRTAPGVIERKGVDTPVQTGILSVDAMFAIGRGQRELIIGDRQTGKTAIALDTIISQKGQNMICIYVAVGQRAGQVAQVVATLEKYGAMDYTVVVMAGAADPAPLQYFAPYSGCAIGEEFMENGQDALVVYDDLSKHAWAYRQMSLILRRPPGREAYPGDIFSLHSTLLERAVRLRDELIIVPKGTEVTAKTKGVDGKVYFGNLTGERIHEAMTALGDDAKDKYEVKKVPGTGGSLTALPIIETLLGDVSAYIPTNVISITDGQLYLETDLFNAGQRPAISAGLSVSRVGSAAQKRAMSKAAGTLKGDLSQFRELAAFASFGSDLDPATQRQLARGERLMELLKQPQYQPIRLDHEVFMIYAGTRGLLDQVDVRQVQRWKAEMTRFMDTTYPEVGRNIMETGAWNDKIEESVKQGIIAFNNTWAN; this comes from the coding sequence ATGGCAACCCTTGCGCCCGATTTTCAACGTATAGCCGATTCCCTGCTCGATCAGATCAAAACGTTCGATCACAAAGTCGCCTCGCGCAGCGTCGGCACGGTCTCGGCCGTCTATGACGGTGTGGCCCTGGCGACCGGTCTGGGCGACGTGGCCGCCAACGAACTGGTCGAGTTCAGTTCCGGCGTGGCCGGCATTGCCCTCGACTTGCAGCCCGCTGAGGTTGGTATCGTCGTCATGGGCGACTACACCAGCATCGAGGTCGGCGACGAAGTGCGGGCCACCGGGGCCATCGCCTCCGTGCCTGTGGGCGAGGCCATGGTCGGCCGCGTCGTCGATCCGCTGGGCAACCCCATCGACGGCAAAGGCCCCATCGCCACCACCCGCCGCCGCCCCTTGCAGCGCACCGCCCCCGGCGTCATCGAGCGCAAGGGCGTCGATACGCCGGTGCAGACCGGTATCCTGTCCGTCGATGCCATGTTCGCCATCGGCCGCGGCCAGCGCGAACTGATCATCGGCGACCGCCAGACGGGCAAGACGGCCATCGCCCTGGACACGATCATCAGCCAGAAGGGCCAGAACATGATCTGCATCTACGTCGCCGTCGGCCAGCGCGCCGGGCAGGTGGCGCAGGTCGTGGCGACGCTGGAGAAGTACGGCGCGATGGACTACACCGTCGTCGTCATGGCCGGCGCGGCCGACCCCGCCCCGCTGCAATACTTCGCCCCCTACTCCGGTTGCGCCATCGGCGAGGAGTTCATGGAGAACGGCCAGGACGCGCTGGTGGTCTACGACGACCTGTCCAAGCACGCCTGGGCCTACCGCCAGATGTCGCTCATTCTGCGTCGCCCGCCCGGTCGCGAGGCCTACCCCGGCGACATCTTCTCGCTCCACAGCACCCTGCTGGAGCGCGCCGTCCGTCTGCGCGACGAACTGATCATCGTCCCCAAGGGCACGGAAGTGACCGCCAAGACGAAGGGCGTCGATGGCAAGGTCTACTTCGGCAACCTGACCGGCGAGCGCATCCACGAAGCCATGACCGCCCTGGGCGACGACGCCAAGGACAAGTACGAGGTCAAGAAGGTTCCCGGCACCGGCGGCTCATTGACCGCCCTGCCGATCATCGAGACGCTGCTGGGCGACGTGTCGGCCTACATTCCGACCAACGTCATCTCCATCACCGACGGCCAGCTATATCTGGAGACCGACCTGTTCAACGCCGGCCAGCGCCCGGCCATCAGCGCCGGCCTGTCGGTGTCGCGCGTCGGCTCGGCGGCCCAGAAGCGCGCCATGAGCAAGGCCGCCGGCACGCTGAAGGGCGACCTGTCCCAGTTCCGCGAGCTGGCCGCGTTCGCCTCGTTCGGCTCCGACCTGGACCCGGCCACCCAGCGCCAGTTGGCCCGCGGTGAGCGCCTGATGGAACTGCTGAAGCAGCCGCAATACCAGCCCATTCGCCTCGACCACGAGGTCTTTATGATCTACGCCGGCACGCGCGGCCTGCTCGATCAGGTTGACGTGCGTCAGGTGCAGCGCTGGAAGGCCGAGATGACCCGCTTCATGGATACGACCTACCCCGAAGTCGGCCGTAATATCATGGAAACCGGCGCCTGGAACGACAAAATCGAGGAGTCGGTGAAGCAGGGCATCATCGCCTTCAACAACACCTGGGCGAATTAA
- a CDS encoding M42 family metallopeptidase, producing MDQTEQFLQSLTEAHGVPGYETEVRAVLRNYMAPLGDLSQDKLGSLICRKSGLPSAEGPRVMLAGHMDEIGLIVTYIDDNGFLKFLQLGGWWDQTILSQRVIVKTHQGDVVGVVGAKPPHMLSGDERNKMVEKKDMYIDIGATSKAETEAAGVRVGDPVVPDSRFAVMAGGKTYLSKAFDNRVGCAVAIDVLRHFQNEAHPNDLYAVQTVMEEVGLRGATTSVRAVDPDVAIILEADIAGDVPGIKKEQSSVRLGGGPALSVFDARMIPNVTLRHLVIDTAAELGLPLQLSNMPGGATDGGAIHLHNLGVPTVVIGVPSRHIHSHGSIIHRDDYDNAVKLVAALVSRLDAATVAGLTN from the coding sequence GTGGACCAAACCGAACAATTCTTGCAGAGCCTGACCGAAGCCCACGGCGTGCCCGGCTATGAGACCGAGGTGCGCGCCGTCCTGCGCAACTACATGGCCCCCCTGGGCGACCTCTCCCAGGATAAGTTGGGCAGCCTCATTTGCCGAAAGAGCGGACTCCCGTCCGCCGAAGGCCCGCGCGTCATGCTGGCCGGCCACATGGACGAGATTGGCCTGATCGTCACCTACATCGACGACAACGGCTTTCTCAAGTTCCTGCAACTGGGCGGCTGGTGGGACCAGACCATTTTGTCGCAGCGGGTCATCGTCAAGACCCACCAGGGCGATGTTGTCGGCGTCGTGGGGGCCAAGCCGCCCCACATGCTCTCCGGCGACGAGCGCAACAAGATGGTCGAGAAGAAGGACATGTACATCGACATCGGCGCGACGAGCAAGGCCGAGACCGAGGCCGCCGGCGTCCGCGTGGGCGACCCCGTCGTGCCCGATAGCCGCTTCGCCGTCATGGCCGGCGGCAAAACCTACCTGTCCAAAGCGTTCGACAACCGCGTCGGCTGCGCCGTGGCTATCGACGTGCTGCGCCATTTCCAGAACGAAGCCCACCCCAACGACCTCTACGCCGTGCAGACGGTCATGGAAGAGGTCGGCCTGCGCGGGGCCACTACCAGCGTCCGCGCCGTCGATCCCGACGTGGCGATCATCCTGGAGGCCGACATCGCCGGCGACGTGCCCGGCATCAAGAAAGAGCAATCGAGCGTGCGGCTGGGCGGCGGCCCGGCCCTGTCCGTCTTCGACGCGCGGATGATCCCCAACGTGACCCTGCGCCACCTGGTCATCGACACCGCCGCCGAGCTGGGCCTGCCGCTGCAACTCTCCAACATGCCCGGCGGGGCCACCGACGGCGGGGCCATCCATCTGCACAACCTGGGCGTGCCCACCGTCGTTATCGGCGTGCCGTCGCGCCACATTCATAGCCACGGCTCAATTATTCATCGCGACGATTACGACAATGCGGTAAAATTAGTGGCGGCGCTGGTGTCGCGGCTCGATGCCGCCACGGTCGCCGGCCTCACGAATTAA
- a CDS encoding glycosyltransferase family 39 protein, translated as MIEVIYLVTKRHFATACPTATCLSRPTALQFPHMAAHGGEPNRRRLVAVLILLPALILLGFALRVHNLDAFSFWTDEGLTPERSGYAIGQILRNEILIQGVVTTDTHPPLYYLIIHVTRQLFGTSDFAFRYPSVLFGVLLIPLMYQLARRMPSPNPSLREGDQTPALSGRGHPAPSPKGRGLGRGHLAPSPLGRGLGRGSSAGLIIALLAAVNPLQIYYSQEARMYTLLVLLVTAMSYTLWRALGAMHFPKCVAPSGTPRRGGEVQPTSESGSHLWRRFLLYSVLAALAVYTHYTAAFLIAAQAFFWGWILWRAGMRRLILGAAVVAALVAIPLIPYTIPRLLTGAEANYYAVSPLTMLLDVVRFFHLGLTVDFAQPLIRVLNLLAFGLLLLGLWAVGSAQQRPSPNPSRREGDQTPSPPGRGLGRGRPAPSPSGRGLGRGLLPRLFLLTWLLSPVLGLMLGSLLFKPMYQGVRHIMAASPAFLLLLGFGVWAIWNWLPRSWREPRPEPDEELTGWTAWVAEAPRANPLALIPLSLLLIGAAVALVNLYTDPAYVKDDFRAIIRFIETRAGDRDVIVYNNAVLLPLHDHYRRRPDIAVTALPAYPQVATGREPELAALAAEFDRVWFITDPPADGRDDDRLIQGWLDANLIEALNRIFPARTTVARVIGYATPTDGLSTTAVNGEWDGLPALTGAAFDPELALPTLWVDLVWEGQPPPAAAVLVFSLTDPAGVEQFREAQQLLRDDAYPWDTAAPNRLSYALPLPPGLPPGTYTLAVAPDGGDPLALGPVTIAPTTAWPIPPEQLFPEELMARGRPVAVGGQPPAGGLALAAVIPWDDSVIAGNNLPLTVYWRAGDAGADLRDMRYLLEVVGTDGAVLRAQEARPGAAWLDAAPPGALLREIVALYYRPETPPGRYRLRWTLLDGDAPIGEPVWAGEIAVEAPEAAPAPGEAGP; from the coding sequence GTGATAGAAGTCATCTATCTGGTCACCAAACGACACTTTGCCACCGCTTGCCCCACGGCCACGTGTCTATCGCGCCCCACCGCGCTACAATTCCCCCATATGGCTGCCCACGGCGGGGAACCCAACCGGCGGCGTCTCGTCGCTGTGCTCATCTTGTTGCCGGCGCTCATCCTGCTGGGCTTCGCTCTGCGCGTCCATAACCTCGACGCCTTCAGCTTCTGGACCGACGAGGGGCTGACGCCGGAGCGCTCCGGCTATGCCATCGGCCAGATTTTGCGCAATGAGATTCTCATCCAGGGTGTCGTGACCACCGACACCCACCCGCCACTCTACTACCTGATCATCCACGTCACCCGGCAACTGTTCGGCACGAGTGATTTCGCCTTTCGCTACCCGTCGGTGCTGTTCGGCGTGTTGCTCATCCCGCTCATGTATCAACTGGCGCGGCGGATGCCCTCCCCTAACCCCTCCCTTCGGGAGGGGGATCAGACCCCCGCCCTCTCCGGGAGAGGGCATCCGGCTCCCTCTCCCAAGGGGAGAGGGCTGGGGAGAGGGCATCTGGCTCCCTCTCCCCTTGGGAGAGGGTTGGGGAGAGGGTCTTCCGCCGGCCTCATCATCGCCCTCCTCGCCGCCGTCAACCCCCTACAAATCTACTACAGCCAGGAAGCGCGGATGTACACCCTGCTCGTGCTGCTGGTCACGGCCATGAGCTACACCCTCTGGCGCGCCCTGGGTGCGATGCACTTTCCGAAGTGCGTCGCACCTTCCGGCACTCCCCGGCGAGGTGGTGAGGTGCAACCCACTTCGGAAAGTGGGTCGCACCTGTGGCGACGGTTTCTCTTGTATAGTGTCCTGGCCGCGTTGGCCGTCTACACCCACTATACGGCCGCCTTTCTCATCGCTGCCCAAGCCTTTTTTTGGGGTTGGATTCTATGGCGGGCCGGGATGCGGCGGCTCATCCTCGGCGCGGCCGTCGTCGCCGCGCTGGTCGCCATCCCGCTCATCCCCTACACCATCCCCCGCCTGCTGACCGGGGCCGAGGCCAACTACTACGCCGTTTCGCCGCTGACCATGCTGCTCGACGTGGTGCGCTTCTTCCACCTCGGCCTGACAGTCGATTTCGCCCAACCCCTCATACGCGTCCTGAACCTGTTGGCGTTTGGGCTGCTGTTGCTCGGCCTGTGGGCGGTTGGCTCGGCCCAACAAAGACCCTCCCCTAACCCCTCCCGGAGGGAGGGGGATCAGACTCCCTCTCCCCCCGGGAGAGGGTTGGGGAGAGGGCGTCCGGCTCCCTCTCCCTCCGGGAGAGGGTTGGGGAGAGGGCTTCTTCCCCGCCTCTTCCTACTAACCTGGCTCCTCTCCCCCGTCCTCGGCCTCATGCTCGGCTCCCTACTCTTCAAACCGATGTACCAGGGCGTCCGCCACATCATGGCCGCCAGCCCGGCCTTCCTGTTGCTGCTGGGTTTCGGCGTGTGGGCCATCTGGAACTGGCTGCCCCGTAGTTGGCGCGAACCCCGCCCGGAACCGGACGAGGAACTAACCGGCTGGACGGCCTGGGTGGCCGAGGCCCCGCGCGCCAATCCGCTGGCCCTCATCCCGTTGAGCCTGTTACTCATCGGCGCGGCCGTGGCCCTGGTCAACCTCTACACCGACCCGGCCTACGTCAAGGACGATTTTCGAGCCATCATTCGCTTTATCGAGACACGGGCGGGCGATCGCGACGTAATCGTCTACAATAATGCCGTGTTGCTGCCTCTGCACGACCACTACCGCCGGCGGCCCGACATCGCCGTCACCGCCCTGCCGGCCTACCCCCAAGTTGCCACCGGCCGCGAGCCGGAACTGGCCGCGCTGGCCGCCGAATTCGACCGCGTGTGGTTCATCACCGACCCCCCGGCCGACGGCCGCGACGACGACCGTCTCATCCAGGGCTGGCTCGATGCCAATCTGATCGAGGCCCTCAACCGCATCTTCCCGGCGCGCACGACGGTGGCGCGGGTAATCGGCTATGCGACGCCGACCGACGGCCTGTCAACGACCGCCGTCAATGGCGAGTGGGACGGGCTACCGGCGCTCACCGGCGCGGCCTTTGACCCGGAGCTGGCCCTGCCAACCTTGTGGGTCGATCTGGTCTGGGAAGGCCAACCGCCGCCGGCCGCGGCCGTCCTGGTCTTCTCCCTGACCGATCCGGCGGGCGTGGAGCAGTTTCGCGAAGCCCAGCAATTGCTGCGCGATGACGCCTACCCCTGGGACACGGCCGCGCCCAACCGCCTGAGCTATGCCCTGCCGCTGCCGCCCGGCCTGCCGCCGGGAACCTATACCCTGGCCGTGGCCCCCGATGGCGGCGATCCACTCGCCCTCGGCCCGGTGACCATCGCTCCCACGACGGCCTGGCCCATTCCCCCCGAACAACTCTTTCCCGAGGAGTTGATGGCCCGCGGCCGGCCGGTGGCCGTGGGCGGCCAACCCCCGGCCGGCGGCCTCGCCCTGGCCGCCGTCATCCCCTGGGACGACAGCGTAATCGCCGGCAACAACCTGCCGCTGACGGTCTACTGGCGCGCCGGCGACGCTGGGGCCGACTTGCGCGACATGCGCTACCTGCTGGAAGTCGTCGGGACGGACGGCGCGGTGCTGCGCGCCCAGGAAGCCCGGCCCGGCGCGGCCTGGCTGGACGCCGCCCCGCCCGGCGCGCTGCTGCGCGAGATCGTCGCCCTCTACTATCGCCCGGAGACGCCGCCCGGTCGCTACCGGCTGCGCTGGACGCTGCTCGACGGCGACGCGCCTATCGGGGAACCGGTCTGGGCCGGAGAGATCGCTGTCGAAGCCCCGGAGGCCGCGCCCGCACCGGGGGAGGCCGGGCCATGA
- a CDS encoding DUF5615 family PIN-like protein: MKPRFLLDENVSLNVQTQLKRLGNEIVVLAVGDPDAPSKGTQDPEILLWLEANDFILVTENRRTMPDHLTRHYEEGHFVPGILWIRPRTSLGRIVETLFQLWLSSEHEQFLHRNEFIP; the protein is encoded by the coding sequence ATGAAGCCCCGCTTTCTCCTTGATGAGAACGTCAGCCTAAATGTCCAAACCCAACTCAAAAGACTTGGTAACGAAATCGTTGTCCTGGCTGTTGGCGATCCTGATGCGCCAAGCAAAGGGACACAAGATCCCGAAATCCTACTTTGGCTGGAAGCTAATGATTTTATTCTCGTGACCGAGAACCGCCGGACGATGCCGGATCATTTGACACGGCACTATGAGGAAGGTCATTTTGTTCCCGGCATTCTATGGATTCGGCCGCGTACTTCGCTGGGTAGAATTGTTGAGACACTGTTCCAACTTTGGCTAAGCTCGGAGCATGAACAGTTTCTTCATCGGAATGAGTTTATTCCATGA
- a CDS encoding DUF433 domain-containing protein, translating to MEEETINQYIERTPLPGEESGFPRIKGRRISVVDIVLWRQDGLSVAEIAQEYDLLEEAITAALAFYGQNKEEIDRYIEEGEAFFEAGLRSQEHDPIYLGMRARRQAILLRETNNSNRYGQ from the coding sequence ATGGAAGAAGAAACAATAAATCAGTATATCGAGCGCACTCCTTTGCCCGGCGAAGAGTCAGGCTTTCCACGTATTAAAGGGCGACGCATTTCGGTTGTGGATATCGTCCTATGGCGGCAAGACGGATTATCGGTGGCGGAGATTGCCCAAGAGTATGATCTCTTAGAAGAGGCCATTACAGCGGCGCTGGCTTTCTATGGCCAAAACAAAGAGGAGATCGACCGCTATATTGAGGAAGGAGAGGCGTTCTTCGAGGCCGGGCTACGGTCACAGGAACACGATCCGATTTATCTGGGCATGAGAGCCAGGCGACAAGCGATTTTGCTACGAGAGACAAATAATAGTAATCGGTACGGACAATAA
- the atpC gene encoding ATP synthase F1 subunit epsilon, producing the protein MPIQCDIITQERIVFSGQVDAVNLPGTEGRMGILPNHSPLLSTLDFGEVMVRTAGHEDYFAIGGGFVEIQPDHVTILADSAEQADEIDLERAERARVMAEEIMRTGVKDDPDRIAAVRASLLKAQARVEVGRRRRRATAMGGPPMSERRENN; encoded by the coding sequence ATGCCGATCCAATGTGACATCATCACCCAGGAACGCATCGTCTTCAGCGGCCAGGTGGACGCCGTCAACCTGCCCGGCACCGAGGGGCGCATGGGCATCCTGCCCAACCACAGCCCGCTGCTGTCGACGCTCGACTTCGGCGAGGTCATGGTGCGTACCGCCGGCCACGAGGATTACTTCGCTATCGGTGGCGGCTTCGTGGAGATTCAGCCCGATCACGTGACCATCCTGGCCGACTCGGCCGAGCAGGCCGACGAGATCGACCTGGAACGGGCCGAGCGCGCCCGCGTGATGGCCGAAGAGATCATGCGCACCGGCGTGAAGGACGACCCCGACCGCATCGCCGCCGTGCGCGCCTCGCTGCTGAAAGCCCAGGCGCGCGTCGAAGTCGGCCGCCGCCGCCGCCGCGCCACGGCCATGGGCGGCCCGCCGATGAGCGAGCGCCGCGAGAATAACTAG
- the atpD gene encoding F0F1 ATP synthase subunit beta, which produces MATGKITAIRGVVVDVAFADGNLPEIYEALTVDAPQGQLVLEVQQHLGGADVRTVAMGSTDGVPRGAVVTASGAPIKVPVGAVTLGRIFNVTGEAVDGQPTPKSDVYYPIHRAAPEFQDQSTVIETFETGLKVVDLLAPFIKGGKTGIYGGAGVGKTVTIAELIRTVAQEHEGVSVFAGVGERTREGTDLYYEMQEYGVQDSVAMVFGQMNETPGVRLRVALTGLTMAEYFRDEGRDVLLFIDNIFRYVLAGSEMSALLGRMPSAVGYQPTLAAEMGALQERITSTRKGSITSMQAIYVPADDYSDPAPVATFAHLDAIITLERNVFARGIFPAVDPLASSSRALQPDVVGELHYRTAREVKQVLQTYKDLQDIIAILGIDELSEDQKLLVARARKIERFLGQPMYVAEKFTGLQGQYVPTADTVRGFREILDGKHDDLPEQAFYMVGGIDQAIAKAEEMRAMA; this is translated from the coding sequence ATGGCAACAGGAAAAATCACCGCCATCCGGGGCGTAGTCGTTGACGTGGCCTTCGCCGACGGCAACCTGCCGGAGATTTACGAAGCGCTCACCGTGGACGCGCCACAGGGCCAACTGGTTCTCGAAGTCCAGCAGCATCTGGGCGGGGCCGACGTGCGCACCGTGGCCATGGGTTCCACCGACGGCGTGCCGCGCGGCGCGGTCGTCACGGCTTCCGGCGCGCCCATCAAGGTTCCCGTCGGCGCGGTCACGCTGGGCCGCATCTTCAACGTCACCGGCGAGGCCGTCGACGGCCAGCCGACGCCCAAGTCCGACGTCTACTATCCCATCCACCGCGCCGCGCCGGAGTTCCAAGACCAGAGCACGGTCATCGAGACGTTCGAGACCGGCCTGAAGGTCGTTGACCTGCTGGCCCCGTTTATCAAGGGCGGCAAGACGGGCATCTACGGCGGCGCGGGCGTGGGCAAGACGGTCACCATCGCCGAACTGATCCGCACCGTGGCCCAGGAGCACGAGGGCGTGTCGGTCTTCGCCGGCGTGGGCGAGCGCACCCGCGAGGGCACCGACCTGTACTACGAAATGCAGGAGTACGGCGTGCAAGATTCGGTCGCCATGGTCTTCGGCCAGATGAACGAAACGCCCGGCGTGCGCCTGCGCGTGGCCCTGACCGGCCTGACGATGGCCGAATACTTCCGCGACGAAGGGCGCGACGTGCTGCTGTTCATCGACAACATCTTCCGCTACGTGTTGGCCGGCTCGGAAATGTCGGCTTTGCTGGGCCGTATGCCCAGTGCCGTGGGTTACCAGCCCACCCTGGCGGCCGAGATGGGCGCGCTGCAAGAGCGCATCACCTCCACCCGCAAGGGGTCGATCACCTCGATGCAGGCCATCTACGTGCCCGCCGACGACTACTCCGACCCCGCGCCGGTGGCGACCTTCGCCCACCTGGACGCCATCATCACCCTGGAGCGCAACGTCTTCGCCCGCGGCATCTTCCCCGCCGTCGATCCGCTGGCCTCCAGTAGCCGCGCCCTCCAGCCCGACGTCGTCGGCGAATTGCATTACCGCACCGCCCGCGAGGTGAAGCAGGTTCTCCAGACCTACAAGGATTTGCAGGACATCATCGCCATTCTGGGTATCGACGAACTGAGCGAGGACCAGAAGTTGCTGGTGGCCCGCGCCCGCAAGATCGAGCGCTTCCTGGGCCAGCCGATGTACGTGGCCGAGAAGTTCACCGGCCTGCAAGGGCAATACGTGCCCACGGCCGACACCGTGCGTGGCTTCCGCGAAATCCTCGACGGCAAGCACGACGACCTGCCCGAGCAAGCCTTCTACATGGTCGGCGGCATCGATCAGGCCATTGCCAAGGCCGAAGAAATGCGAGCCATGGCCTAG